A stretch of Heliomicrobium undosum DNA encodes these proteins:
- a CDS encoding rod-binding protein, whose product MTTPIQRFMDTSGLLSTARGQAALTEAKDGALFQRLMEEQLRKTATPADSSGTATDAKTTAQNASAASPPKAANPTAGAADSAAGSTLSEAEKEKERKRLREACQEFEALYIHQMLKGMRSTVPKSDLIEEAPGRKIWESMLDEEYAKSMAKREEVGLAKMLYKELSRPLE is encoded by the coding sequence TTGACCACACCGATTCAGCGGTTTATGGATACATCCGGTCTGCTCAGCACAGCCAGAGGACAGGCGGCGCTGACAGAGGCCAAGGACGGCGCGCTCTTTCAACGGTTGATGGAAGAACAATTACGTAAGACTGCTACCCCGGCTGATTCTTCTGGAACGGCTACGGATGCAAAAACAACGGCGCAAAACGCCAGCGCTGCGTCCCCCCCTAAAGCAGCTAATCCCACCGCTGGAGCAGCCGATTCCGCCGCAGGGTCCACCCTGTCCGAGGCGGAGAAGGAAAAAGAGCGGAAGCGACTGCGCGAAGCATGCCAGGAGTTTGAGGCCCTTTACATCCACCAGATGCTGAAGGGAATGCGCAGCACCGTCCCGAAATCGGACCTGATCGAAGAAGCGCCGGGCCGCAAGATCTGGGAGAGCATGCTCGATGAGGAATACGCCAAGTCGATGGCCAAGCGTGAGGAAGTCGGACTGGCCAAGATGCTGTATAAGGAATTGAGTCGTCCCCTTGAATAG